The Rhodococcus sp. X156 genome window below encodes:
- a CDS encoding aspartate carbamoyltransferase catalytic subunit, which yields MRHLLSAADLSADAATALLDDAEAFEQALLGREVRKLPTLRGRTVMTVFFEDSTRTRVSFEVAGKWMSADVVNVSAKGSSASKGESLRDTALTLRAAGADCLVVRHSASGAAHRIAAWTADGAGPDAAGPAVVNAGDGTHEHPTQALLDALTLRQRLGGLAGRRVAIVGDVLHSRVARSNVSLLSTLGAEVVVVAPPTLLPPGVAHWGGPDAAVTVSHHLDAELPAADAVLMLRVQAERMQGGYLPSTREYAVRYGLSERRAALLAEHAVVLHPGPMNRGMEIASSVADSPRAAVLNQVRNGVHVRMAVLYQLLAGDSRTGSDQGVNE from the coding sequence ATGAGGCACCTGCTCTCCGCAGCCGACCTCTCCGCCGATGCCGCCACTGCCCTCCTCGACGACGCCGAGGCCTTCGAGCAGGCGCTGCTGGGTCGGGAGGTCCGCAAGCTGCCCACCCTGCGCGGGCGCACCGTGATGACGGTCTTCTTCGAGGACTCCACCCGCACCCGGGTGTCCTTCGAGGTGGCCGGCAAGTGGATGAGCGCGGACGTGGTCAACGTCAGCGCCAAGGGCTCCTCGGCCTCCAAGGGTGAGTCGCTGCGCGACACCGCGCTCACCCTGCGCGCGGCCGGTGCCGACTGCCTGGTGGTGCGCCACTCCGCCTCCGGCGCCGCGCACCGCATCGCGGCCTGGACCGCCGACGGTGCCGGGCCCGACGCCGCGGGCCCCGCCGTGGTCAACGCCGGCGACGGCACCCACGAGCACCCCACCCAGGCGCTGCTGGACGCCCTCACCCTGCGCCAGCGCCTCGGCGGGCTGGCCGGGCGGCGCGTCGCCATCGTCGGCGACGTGCTGCACAGCCGGGTGGCTCGCAGCAACGTCAGCCTGCTCAGCACGCTGGGCGCGGAGGTGGTGGTGGTCGCTCCGCCGACGCTGCTGCCCCCCGGGGTGGCGCACTGGGGCGGGCCCGACGCCGCGGTGACGGTGTCGCACCACCTCGATGCCGAGCTGCCCGCGGCCGACGCGGTCCTCATGCTGCGGGTGCAGGCCGAGCGCATGCAGGGCGGGTACCTGCCCTCCACCCGGGAGTACGCGGTGCGCTACGGCCTCTCCGAGCGCCGGGCGGCGCTGCTGGCCGAGCACGCCGTGGTGCTGCACCCCGGCCCGATGAACCGCGGCATGGAGATCGCCTCGTCGGTGGCCGACTCACCGCGTGCCGCCGTGCTGAACCAGGTGCGCAACGGCGTCCACGTGCGCATGGCGGTGCTCTACCAGCTGCTCGCCGGCGACAGCCGCACCGGATCAGACCAGGGAGTCAACGAATGA
- the pyrR gene encoding bifunctional pyr operon transcriptional regulator/uracil phosphoribosyltransferase PyrR: MPQAPGANGSQGRTDVIERELLSSADVARTVARIAHQLIEKTALDAPDAPRVVLLGIPTRGGTLAARLADRVAEFSGIRPDLGTLDTTLYRDDLRRQPSRALGETSVPPGGVDDALVVLVDDVLFSGRTVRAALDALRDLGRPRAVQLAVLVDRGHRELPVRADYVGKNVPTSRSEGVAVLLTEHDGRDAVLLRTPGGGAVAGA, encoded by the coding sequence ATGCCACAGGCACCCGGGGCGAACGGATCGCAGGGGCGTACCGACGTCATCGAGCGTGAGCTGCTCAGCTCCGCCGACGTCGCGCGCACCGTGGCCCGCATCGCCCACCAGCTGATCGAGAAGACTGCTCTGGATGCACCGGACGCACCACGCGTCGTGCTCCTCGGCATCCCCACCCGTGGCGGCACCCTCGCCGCGCGCCTCGCCGACCGGGTGGCCGAGTTCTCCGGGATCCGCCCCGACCTGGGGACCCTGGACACCACCCTCTACCGCGACGACCTGCGTCGTCAGCCCTCCCGTGCACTGGGGGAGACCTCCGTCCCGCCCGGCGGCGTGGACGACGCGCTGGTGGTCCTGGTGGACGACGTGCTGTTCTCCGGCCGCACCGTGCGCGCCGCCCTGGACGCGCTGCGTGACCTGGGTCGTCCCCGGGCCGTCCAGCTGGCGGTCCTGGTGGACCGCGGCCACCGGGAGCTGCCCGTGCGGGCGGACTACGTGGGCAAGAACGTGCCCACCTCCCGCAGCGAGGGAGTGGCGGTGCTGCTCACCGAGCACGACGGCCGGGACGCCGTGCTGCTGCGCACGCCAGGCGGAGGCGCGGTGGCCGGCGCATGA
- a CDS encoding helix-turn-helix transcriptional regulator yields MAEYAKALGARLRDVRQREGLSLQRVEEKSRGRWKAVVVGSYERGDRAVTVNKLAELARFYGVPMSELLPPDDFGAADGVAAPIVLNLERLHEVPESDTEVLSRYIADIAQRRGAHETLLQIRSADLDALAELYTIPTDELVGRLVSWGVLAPGVA; encoded by the coding sequence ATGGCCGAGTACGCGAAAGCCCTGGGGGCGCGTCTTCGTGATGTTCGCCAGCGGGAGGGCTTGTCCCTCCAGCGGGTGGAGGAGAAGTCGCGGGGCCGCTGGAAGGCGGTCGTCGTCGGCTCCTACGAGCGCGGTGACCGTGCGGTCACCGTGAACAAGCTGGCCGAGCTGGCCCGCTTCTACGGCGTGCCGATGAGCGAGCTGCTCCCGCCGGACGACTTCGGTGCCGCTGACGGCGTCGCGGCGCCCATCGTGCTCAACCTCGAGCGCCTGCACGAGGTTCCGGAGAGCGACACCGAGGTGCTCTCCCGCTACATCGCCGACATCGCCCAGCGTCGGGGGGCGCACGAGACGTTGTTGCAGATCCGTTCGGCCGACCTCGACGCGCTCGCCGAGCTGTACACGATCCCCACCGACGAGCTGGTCGGCCGGCTCGTCTCGTGGGGCGTGCTGGCACCAGGCGTCGCCTGA
- the nusB gene encoding transcription antitermination factor NusB — translation MEHAAPAPGAAPQRERKPGGARRKARKRAVDFLFEAEARDVDPVGIAIERRRMAKDDQSVPAVNDYTLSLVSGVARNLDRIDEVVSSHLQGWTLNRLPAVDRAVLRVAVWELFHASDVPPVVAVDEAVELAKQLSTDDSPTFINGVLGQVVLVAPQVRAAAAAVSSRATEPAATEATEPAATEATEPAATEGTEPASAELSSERDDSPRD, via the coding sequence CTGGAGCACGCCGCACCCGCACCGGGTGCGGCGCCCCAGCGGGAGCGCAAGCCCGGCGGTGCCCGCCGCAAGGCGCGCAAGCGGGCCGTGGACTTCCTGTTCGAGGCCGAGGCCCGTGACGTGGACCCGGTCGGCATCGCCATCGAGCGACGCCGGATGGCCAAGGACGACCAGAGCGTCCCGGCCGTGAACGACTACACGCTGAGCCTGGTCAGCGGCGTGGCCCGCAACCTCGACCGCATCGACGAGGTGGTGTCCTCCCACCTGCAGGGGTGGACGCTGAACCGGCTGCCCGCGGTGGACCGGGCAGTGCTCCGGGTGGCGGTGTGGGAGCTGTTCCACGCCAGCGACGTCCCGCCCGTGGTGGCGGTGGACGAGGCGGTGGAGCTGGCCAAGCAGCTCTCCACCGACGACTCGCCGACGTTCATCAACGGGGTGCTCGGCCAGGTGGTGCTGGTGGCGCCGCAGGTGCGGGCTGCCGCGGCGGCGGTCTCCAGCCGGGCCACGGAGCCGGCGGCGACAGAAGCCACGGAGCCGGCGGCGACAGAAGCCACCGAGCCGGCGGCGACAGAAGGTACCGAGCCGGCGAGCGCAGAGCTCAGCTCGGAGCGGGACGACTCACCGCGGGACTGA
- the efp gene encoding elongation factor P, translating into MASTSDFKNGLVLKIDGQLWTITDFQHVKPGKGPAFVRSTLKNVLTGKVNDKTFNAGVKVETATVDRRDMTYLYRDGEDYVFMDSQDYEQHYLPAAIVGDNANFMLENMTVQIAFNEGVPLYVELPVAVELVVQHTDPGLQGDRSTGGTKPATLETGYEIAVPLFINTGDKLKVDTRDSRYLGRVNS; encoded by the coding sequence GTGGCATCCACGAGCGACTTCAAGAACGGGCTGGTCCTGAAGATCGATGGCCAGCTGTGGACCATCACCGACTTCCAGCACGTGAAGCCGGGCAAGGGGCCGGCCTTCGTCCGTTCCACCCTGAAGAACGTGCTGACCGGCAAGGTCAACGACAAGACGTTCAACGCCGGCGTGAAGGTCGAGACCGCCACGGTCGACCGGCGCGACATGACGTACCTCTACCGCGACGGTGAGGACTACGTGTTCATGGACTCCCAGGACTACGAGCAGCACTACCTGCCCGCAGCCATCGTCGGCGACAACGCCAACTTCATGCTGGAGAACATGACCGTGCAGATCGCCTTCAACGAGGGCGTCCCGCTGTACGTGGAGCTGCCCGTCGCGGTCGAGCTCGTGGTGCAGCACACCGACCCGGGCCTGCAGGGTGACCGCTCCACTGGTGGCACCAAGCCGGCCACGCTGGAGACCGGCTACGAGATCGCGGTGCCGCTGTTCATCAACACCGGCGACAAGCTCAAGGTCGACACCCGCGACAGCCGCTACCTGGGACGAGTGAACTCCTGA